tgggaaaaccctggaccgaataggtccggtccggtccgtaaaacctcctcggaccggaccggaccggaccgaattcaccCCTAGTTTTGAGTTCTGCAAGAAAAGTCACcgccatttttttcttctttttttttttagcctttttttaatttccttaaatatttttaaaattttgtacaatattacttaaaaatatttatttaattattaagtaaaaataaataaaattgagacCCATTATATAAAGCATTCTCTTAGTAATATCAATAAGAAGTGGAAAACATTACCAGTAGTAGTCAATAGTTAGTTAATAGCAGCACAAAGCTCACTCAAAAATCAAGAAATTACAgcacacctatatatatacgtacgtacAAGCGACTAATTTAAACTAAACAAATGCAAATATTACACAAAGCAATTAAGTACTACCAATCGTTTGTATATTCAAGCCCAAAATTTTCACAGTCGTTGGTCTCGTCCTCATCATAATATCCACCATCTTCCAATATTTTCCGAAATTCTTGGTCGCTGAAATAATGAAACCGCAAGTTTTTGATCCGTTCAGAACATTTTCTTGCAAAATCCCCTTCCATAGAGACATGACGACAACGCAAAAGTTCCAATGATTGAAGGTGAGGACAACCATCAAGTATGGCCTGCAAACCATCATTAGTCAGCTTATTCCCAACAAGGAGGAGGCTGACTAATCCAGGCATGTTCTCTGAAATAGCAACCGCGGAAAGATCACAGCCTTTGAAAGGATCCCAACAAACCACACTTCTTATCAATGTGAGTGATTTCAAAATGGGACAACTGCGGCCGACAGCTTCCAGAAAATTTTCTGTCCCAAAGTATGCAAGTTCAAGCTTGTCCAATAATGGAATATTTGCAGCTGCCTCACTGAATCCCTTCGCCGAAATTTTATAGCATCCTGAAAGCCCAAGGTATCTGAGCTCACTTGAACTGTGAAAAATGCAATAAAATGGCATAACAAATGAGCCCCCATGCACAACATACATAGAATGTGAACTGATTCAGAGAACAAAGTTGTCAGCACGAATAATTTTTCTATGATATGCTTGTCATTGGGGTGTATATTTCTATGAGGGTTGGTTTGCATAAAATGCTGTCTATTTTAGACTCAAtgcagacaaaaaaaaaatattcaaagagAAGAAATTAGCCCAATGTGTCGTGGGGAGCATTGTCCAAGCCAAGTCATGCACCAATTTAATTCATCCGCACTGCACAAAGCTTCGTCCATAGAGCCAGAAATTTATTTTAGGGGGGGCCAAACAAAACTAGAATAATatgcataaaatattttttattctacttttatacaatttttttaagatatataataatctgataagaagatttacaataaaaataaaatacgtttaacacaacttatgtattaaaaaagtatttgatatgtcaaaaataatatattattgaaataatataaagatattcatacaaatatattaaacaaaagaaatatagagtatttaaaattgtaacttgcgttcttttaaacaaacaaaatcatcaaatattgaatctaaatcaaaattcttaactattgctctttcaatatagacaaTGGAAAGATGTTAGAAATACTACTAGTtatagttagaatttttttgaattttatttataatagaaatatgtattttattttatatgagatgtgttttatttattttatttttatatcatattaaattttatggaggggcaaaataatttttagaggaggggccaatacatgataaattaatattattttattaaataaaaaaattaacatatatatatttttgtcacCTATGCATTACTACTGAGAACTATGAGGCTATCAGAAGCAAGCCGAGACAGAGGAAAGGAGGGAAGACGTGCCCGTTAACCAAACAGAAACAAATCACCTAAGCCTCTTGAACATTTAAAATTCCAGGATGTGAACATGAAGAGGAAAACTCAAAACAGCCTCAAGACTCGTTCAGAtcattacattatatatattacaaacaAACGACATAAGTACATCAGAACACACCAAAATTAAACCAGAAAATCAGAACATATGTATTTAGAGTAGGTGTGCGCTTCTTTTGTCAGGATGGTGTAAAATGGCTTTTACACCTTCCAATCGCAACCATCATTTCATGATTCTACTAATTCTACGATAAATTAAATCATGccgaattaatttttttagaaagttTTCTAAATCTTATAAGACGTGAACCCCAACTTTCAAAAATccaaatgttaattatttttaggAGTTTCAAATTAGTGACCGTTCCGGCCGGCGGCCACCACTCTAAAAGATTGCCGGAGTTGGCGAGCAACCGGCCGTATCCGCCAACAATAttagatttttaaagtaatatatatatatatatatatatctaaacttGAATTTTCAAATCAAGGCcaaacaacaatattgaaaaataacataagaattaaaataaacatgaaggtaaaaacaaaatatactaCCTCTCAGTGACGTACTTAAGGAGATCGTCGGTGCAAAAGGGGCCGAGTGTGATCCCCACCAACTGGCCACAACTGAGATCGATGGCGTGGCGACACATATCCTCGACGTCGTAGGGCATACTCCATGAGTCCAGGTAGGCCGCCATGAGGTCGTAGTCCCGGTAGGCCGCCATGTTGATGGTGCGCCACATGGAGGGACCCTTGCAGATTTTACGCCAGAGTAAGCACACCTTTTGCGCGCTCGTCAGGATCTCGATGACTCCAAGCCTTTTGAGGATAGACTCCGTCACTTCTTGGGGCAGATCCAGCCAATTCCTGTACTGCTCTTCAGGTAGAGGATgaggtggtggaggtggaggtggcgCTGGAGGAGGAGGCTCCATTACTGCTAGAGGTTTTTCTTTCTGAAAAAGTTGGGGTTGTTTACTTAAAGTGATCATGCAGGGTGGGGGAGGAAGTGTTGTTTAAATAGAAGGAAAAATACTCCTAAGAGAcacgtggaaaaaaaaaatgaaagaaaaattatgttcTTAATTTCGTgtatattatttgattttatggaagataaattttaaaatttaaatcttataaattaatcaatttttattatttaagtgaTATATATAGTGTGTTTTAAATACTGACTTTTGAATAAAATGACTcctaatcaaaatcaaaaggaaaTCTAGTTTTCTTGATGgtagcttattttatatatatatatatatatattatttttcatttggcAAAGTATCAATAATACTTTTCAAGAGCAGGATTGGCTGATAATTACATAAAAGAAAGTGCCAAAGTGGGATAATTAAAGGTAAAGagtatgccatgttatgctatACATGCCACACGTATAATTATTCCTTTCGTTGGGGGAAAATCGGCCTTTTAAAAGAGGAATGGAAGTTATAAGGTATAAAGTGAAGgaaataaataagaaagaaagaaaaagtataTGCCGGAGACTGCGGAGGCCATGTTATGGAAAGGAAAAGGTGTTAAATAGTTCGCTGATTGAAAAGGGTGCTAAAGGAGAccttggtttggataataattGGCTGCTTGAGTTTGATACAAAAATTGAATAATGTTATCTACAGTTACGTGGAGTGTGTAAGTAGCGTAAAgccattttgaaaaagtttggaatcaactgttaaaaaattaatttttttcatatgagtttcaaatttattcacttttttcaaagtaattaaCCAGTATTTGCATACTTACGACTGCAAGTatcatttttttctataattatattatattatattatatggttAGTCTTCCCTCAAAACCACATTAATGCATAACTCAGACCAACCATCCATCATTCTTTTCCTACCAAACCATCTGTCTTGATGCATAACTCAGACCAACCAAGTGATACATCCCAATCCTAACCAACACTTCATCATAATCTAAACCATGTCTAATACATAATTTTAAGCCAACCTTGAGGTTTAAACATTGTGTACTCATATTCTGGACAGATTATCTATTACATATGGCATATCTGTCTAGCACATGTGTCTAACCAGCTTACACCTATACCTTATCCTTtctatcacctaagatcaacttataattcACTAAACATCTGCTTGTTTATATAACACAAGCTTTGTACACACCGACATTAACTCCAAACTCAAATCCATCAACGTAACACTTCACACAACCCGTCTAACTACATGGCATATATCGACACTTCACACGACTTACATGGTGTACAACTGCATCATGGTTACACCATATCAAATCGCTCTACACTGCACGTCAAGCTAGAGAgctcatcccaacacttcaagTGGCATCCTGCCACTTCACAAACTGCGTAGTGATCACATCACTACGTACAACACCGTCACATCACAAATCCACACCCAATCCCGTCACTTCATAGCATACAACCACATCACCAATCACATGACACGACACAACACTCTGTCGCTTCACACTACT
This genomic interval from Carya illinoinensis cultivar Pawnee chromosome 10, C.illinoinensisPawnee_v1, whole genome shotgun sequence contains the following:
- the LOC122280149 gene encoding putative F-box/LRR-repeat protein 9 isoform X1; the protein is MITLSKQPQLFQKEKPLAVMEPPPPAPPPPPPPHPLPEEQYRNWLDLPQEVTESILKRLGVIEILTSAQKVCLLWRKICKGPSMWRTINMAAYRDYDLMAAYLDSWSMPYDVEDMCRHAIDLSCGQLVGITLGPFCTDDLLKYVTESSSELRYLGLSGCYKISAKGFSEAAANIPLLDKLELAYFGTENFLEAVGRSCPILKSLTLIRSVVCWDPFKGCDLSAVAISENMPGLVSLLLVGNKLTNDGLQAILDGCPHLQSLELLRCRHVSMEGDFARKCSERIKNLRFHYFSDQEFRKILEDGGYYDEDETNDCENFGLEYTNDW
- the LOC122280149 gene encoding putative F-box/LRR-repeat protein 9 isoform X2 codes for the protein MITLSKQPQLFQKEKPLAVMEPPPPAPPPPPPPHPLPEEQYRNWLDLPQEVTESILKRLGVIEILTSAQKVCLLWRKICKGPSMWRTINMAAYRDYDLMAAYLDSWSMPYDVEDMCRHAIDLSCGQLVGITLGPFCTDDLLNSSELRYLGLSGCYKISAKGFSEAAANIPLLDKLELAYFGTENFLEAVGRSCPILKSLTLIRSVVCWDPFKGCDLSAVAISENMPGLVSLLLVGNKLTNDGLQAILDGCPHLQSLELLRCRHVSMEGDFARKCSERIKNLRFHYFSDQEFRKILEDGGYYDEDETNDCENFGLEYTNDW